A region of Streptomyces deccanensis DNA encodes the following proteins:
- a CDS encoding MFS transporter, which yields MSTTIDRGAPDSGKTDSGLRGSHAVRWWVLAVIGLAQLMVMLDATVVNIALPEAQQDLGFSDGSRQWVITGYALAFGSLLLLGGRLGDLLGRRTLFVIGLAGFGVASVVGGAAGSFEILVAARVAQGLFAALLAPAALSLLSVTFTEPSERAKAFGIFSALGGAGGAVGLLVGGMLTEWASWRWVMYVNVVFAVPALIGALLLLAKPVITKKPQLDIPGVVVVSAALFAVVYGFAHVESTSWTDPVALGSMIVGAVLLAVFVWLEARVAHPLLPLRVVLDRTRGGSFAAVFVIGMGMFSIFLFLTYYFAASLGYSPIKTGLVYLPMVAAVVVSSTTMPVLVLPRVGPKIVITTGFLVAAAGMAMLTRLELDSTYAADIMPGMILMGLGIGAVMTTAFQGATSGLHHEDSGVASALINTGQQVGGSISTALLTTIASSAATDYLTSHKPSALAAAQAGVEGYTATLAWGSGFFVVGAVIAALLIPNRALEPSEGEPVMAH from the coding sequence ATGAGTACCACCATCGACCGCGGAGCGCCCGACTCCGGGAAGACAGACTCGGGCCTTCGCGGCTCCCACGCCGTGCGCTGGTGGGTGCTGGCGGTCATAGGCCTGGCGCAGCTCATGGTCATGCTCGACGCCACCGTCGTGAACATCGCGCTGCCCGAGGCCCAGCAGGACCTCGGCTTCAGTGACGGCAGTCGGCAGTGGGTCATCACGGGATACGCGCTGGCGTTCGGCAGCCTGTTGCTGCTCGGCGGTCGACTCGGTGACCTGTTGGGCCGACGCACCCTCTTCGTGATCGGCTTGGCGGGTTTCGGGGTCGCGTCCGTCGTCGGCGGCGCGGCCGGCAGCTTCGAGATCCTCGTCGCGGCACGCGTGGCCCAGGGCCTCTTCGCCGCGCTGCTCGCGCCCGCGGCCCTCTCCCTGCTCAGCGTGACCTTCACCGAACCGTCCGAGAGGGCGAAGGCGTTCGGCATCTTCAGTGCGCTGGGCGGTGCGGGCGGTGCGGTCGGGCTGCTGGTCGGCGGCATGCTCACCGAATGGGCGTCCTGGCGCTGGGTGATGTACGTGAACGTCGTCTTCGCGGTTCCCGCCCTGATCGGTGCGTTGCTGCTGCTGGCCAAGCCCGTGATCACCAAGAAGCCCCAACTCGATATTCCGGGCGTCGTCGTGGTGAGCGCCGCGCTGTTCGCCGTCGTCTACGGGTTCGCGCACGTAGAGTCCACGAGCTGGACCGACCCGGTCGCCCTCGGCTCCATGATCGTCGGCGCGGTGCTGCTCGCGGTGTTCGTCTGGCTGGAGGCCAGGGTCGCGCATCCGCTGCTGCCGCTGCGCGTCGTGCTGGACCGGACCCGCGGTGGTTCGTTCGCGGCGGTGTTCGTCATCGGCATGGGGATGTTCTCGATCTTCCTGTTCCTGACCTACTACTTCGCGGCCAGCCTCGGCTACTCGCCGATCAAGACCGGTCTGGTGTACCTGCCGATGGTCGCGGCCGTCGTCGTCTCGTCGACCACCATGCCGGTGCTGGTGCTGCCCAGGGTCGGCCCGAAGATCGTGATCACCACCGGCTTCCTGGTCGCCGCGGCCGGTATGGCCATGCTGACCCGGCTCGAGCTGGACAGCACCTACGCCGCCGACATCATGCCGGGCATGATCCTGATGGGTCTCGGCATCGGCGCGGTGATGACCACCGCGTTCCAGGGGGCGACCTCAGGCCTGCATCACGAGGATTCGGGCGTCGCCTCGGCACTGATCAACACAGGCCAGCAGGTGGGCGGCTCGATCAGTACAGCGCTGCTGACCACCATTGCCTCATCGGCCGCCACCGACTACCTGACGTCGCACAAGCCCAGCGCGCTGGCCGCGGCGCAGGCCGGCGTCGAGGGCTACACGGCCACCCTCGCGTGGGGATCCGGGTTCTTCGTGGTCGGTGCGGTGATCGCGGCGCTCCTGATCCCGAACCGGGCTCTGGAGCCGTCCGAGGGCGAGCCCGTGATGGCCCACTGA
- a CDS encoding NADP-dependent oxidoreductase, whose protein sequence is MKAFVVEKYGKDGVRAADVPEPTVGARDVLVKVSAASVNPLDKMVRNGEFKQILKYKRPFVLGHDVAGVVTRVGSAVHGFKVGDEVYARPRDLRVGGFAEFIAIDADDVAPKPASLSLEEAAAVPLVALTAWQILVERAHVKPGQKVLVHAGAGGLGSTVIQLAKHLGATVATTANTRSEELVRSLGADIVVDYTKEDFSQALSDYDLVLDSLGGANLEKSLTVLKPGGLAISVVGPPDAGFAKQLGAPAVLGLVMNTLSRKIRKQAKALGVRYEFLFMQANGSQLRELGALYDSGKLRPVIDTTFPFDQTLEAMAYVEQGRTKAGKVVISMAPDSE, encoded by the coding sequence ATGAAGGCCTTCGTCGTCGAGAAGTACGGCAAGGACGGCGTCCGCGCCGCAGACGTACCCGAGCCCACCGTCGGCGCCCGCGACGTCCTGGTCAAAGTGAGCGCCGCCAGCGTCAACCCGCTCGACAAGATGGTCCGCAACGGGGAGTTCAAGCAGATCCTGAAGTACAAGCGCCCGTTCGTGCTCGGCCACGACGTGGCCGGCGTCGTCACGCGGGTCGGTTCCGCCGTGCACGGCTTCAAGGTCGGCGACGAGGTCTACGCCCGCCCGCGCGACCTGCGCGTGGGAGGCTTCGCGGAGTTCATCGCGATCGACGCCGACGATGTCGCCCCCAAGCCGGCCTCACTCTCCCTGGAGGAGGCGGCCGCGGTGCCGCTGGTGGCCCTGACCGCCTGGCAGATCCTCGTCGAACGCGCGCACGTGAAGCCGGGGCAGAAGGTGCTCGTCCACGCCGGCGCCGGCGGTCTCGGGTCCACGGTCATCCAGCTCGCCAAGCACCTAGGCGCCACGGTGGCGACGACCGCGAACACCAGGTCCGAGGAGCTGGTCAGGAGCCTGGGCGCCGACATCGTCGTCGACTACACCAAGGAGGACTTCTCCCAAGCCCTCTCGGACTACGACCTGGTGCTGGACTCCCTGGGCGGAGCGAACCTCGAGAAGTCACTGACCGTTCTGAAGCCCGGCGGCCTGGCCATCAGCGTCGTCGGCCCGCCGGACGCCGGTTTCGCCAAGCAGCTCGGCGCCCCTGCCGTCCTGGGCCTGGTCATGAACACCCTCAGCCGCAAGATCCGCAAGCAGGCCAAGGCGCTGGGCGTGCGCTACGAGTTCCTCTTCATGCAGGCCAACGGCTCCCAGCTACGCGAACTCGGCGCCCTCTACGACAGCGGAAAACTCCGCCCGGTCATCGACACCACCTTCCCCTTCGACCAGACCCTCGAAGCGATGGCCTACGTCGAACAGGGCCGCACCAAGGCCGGCAAGGTCGTGATCTCCATGGCGCCCGACAGCGAGTGA
- a CDS encoding FAD-dependent monooxygenase — translation MKDTTVSERNPMDKNTTSRQRALVVGLGISGIASALRLHRAGWEVVVLEKAPERRRGGYFIALFGTGLAAAERLGFADAVPNRFAPEGVSYAVDRTGRRRRGVSYADVFGGSRMVVRGDIEEAAFTALPDEVEIRYSTVPIALDQYLDGVDVEIRDLTTETTTVERFDLVVGADGLRSTVRRLAFEPEQSPIRRLNYMIAVYRLPEPIPGYRPQDGLSMIEAGRSVWVFSFADRPPSVMFSYRTDDVDAEFTRPAIDSLRAAYGPQPTGSTLGWLLDQFEKAPDHLFDSAEQVHLDHWHRGRVVLVGDAAWCLTVYSAMGASTGLAGADLLGTLLERHPHDVPRALREWEDQLRPFIAHHLGSAVSQRSFFTPGNRAELLLRSVMLRLARLPIAGRLLAKTRADSTRMKSLDIAAAAA, via the coding sequence ATGAAGGACACGACAGTGTCGGAACGCAATCCCATGGACAAGAACACGACATCGCGACAGCGGGCCCTGGTGGTCGGCCTCGGGATCAGCGGGATCGCCTCCGCGCTGCGACTGCATCGCGCGGGCTGGGAGGTGGTGGTACTGGAAAAGGCCCCCGAGCGGCGCCGCGGCGGATACTTCATCGCCCTGTTCGGGACCGGGCTCGCCGCCGCCGAACGGCTGGGCTTCGCCGACGCGGTGCCGAATCGCTTCGCTCCGGAAGGCGTGAGCTACGCCGTCGACCGCACGGGCCGGCGCCGCCGCGGTGTGAGCTACGCCGATGTGTTCGGCGGGTCTCGGATGGTTGTGCGGGGTGACATCGAAGAGGCGGCCTTCACCGCCCTGCCCGACGAGGTAGAGATCCGGTACTCGACCGTGCCGATCGCGCTGGACCAGTATCTCGACGGGGTGGACGTCGAGATCCGCGATCTGACGACAGAGACGACGACCGTCGAACGGTTCGACCTGGTGGTCGGGGCAGACGGACTGCGCTCGACCGTGCGCCGGCTCGCGTTCGAGCCCGAGCAGAGCCCGATCCGTCGGCTGAACTACATGATCGCCGTGTACAGACTGCCCGAGCCGATACCCGGCTACCGCCCACAGGACGGGCTGAGCATGATCGAGGCGGGCCGATCGGTGTGGGTGTTCTCGTTCGCCGATCGTCCACCGTCGGTGATGTTCTCCTACCGCACCGACGACGTGGACGCCGAGTTCACCCGGCCGGCCATCGACTCGCTGCGCGCCGCCTACGGCCCCCAGCCCACCGGCTCCACGCTCGGTTGGCTGCTCGACCAGTTCGAGAAGGCCCCGGACCACCTGTTCGACTCCGCCGAGCAGGTGCACCTCGACCACTGGCACCGCGGCCGAGTCGTGCTCGTCGGCGACGCCGCGTGGTGCCTGACCGTCTACTCCGCCATGGGGGCATCCACCGGCCTTGCCGGGGCGGACCTGCTCGGCACCCTGCTGGAACGCCACCCCCACGACGTGCCACGAGCACTGCGGGAATGGGAGGACCAACTACGCCCGTTCATCGCCCACCATCTCGGCAGCGCTGTGAGCCAGCGCAGTTTCTTCACCCCAGGCAACCGCGCCGAGTTGCTGCTTCGGTCCGTGATGCTCCGCCTCGCCCGGCTGCCGATCGCCGGCCGGCTGCTCGCCAAGACGAGGGCCGACAGTACGCGGATGAAAAGTCTGGATATCGCCGCCGCTGCGGCGTGA